A region of Paenibacillus sp. 37 DNA encodes the following proteins:
- a CDS encoding VOC family protein codes for MMIEELQLYTTRLEDLKHFYRDTLGMEVSNATDQAFNLEVGGTKMIFKPCETDREPFYHVAWSIPTNRFKQAKQWAASRVVLSREGDRDETYSTNWNSHSLYFEDPAGNIIELIAHHRIQNESDHDFSTQDILQVCEIGLVTEDVLSTVNELQRIGLTRWGEVSDTFAPVGDVHGLFIVVKKDRTWFFSTQKAEIYPLEVSIRGVGKLRIG; via the coding sequence ATGATGATTGAAGAATTACAGTTATATACAACACGGCTGGAGGACCTCAAGCATTTTTATCGTGATACGTTGGGAATGGAGGTGTCCAATGCGACAGATCAGGCTTTCAACCTGGAGGTTGGAGGGACAAAGATGATTTTCAAACCGTGTGAAACAGATCGTGAGCCCTTTTATCATGTGGCCTGGTCGATTCCGACGAATCGGTTCAAGCAAGCGAAGCAGTGGGCTGCATCACGTGTTGTTTTAAGCAGAGAAGGAGATCGGGATGAGACGTACTCTACTAACTGGAACTCTCATTCTCTCTATTTCGAAGATCCGGCAGGCAATATTATTGAGCTGATTGCTCATCATCGTATTCAAAACGAGAGTGACCATGACTTCTCGACTCAAGATATATTACAGGTGTGTGAGATTGGCCTAGTGACGGAGGATGTTCTGTCTACGGTGAATGAGCTTCAGCGGATTGGACTCACGCGCTGGGGTGAGGTTAGTGATACCTTTGCTCCTGTAGGAGATGTACATGGTTTATTTATTGTGGTGAAGAAGGATCGGACGTGGTTTTTCTCTACGCAAAAAGCAGAGATTTATCCGCTGGAAGTATCCATCCGTGGGGTGGGCAAGCTTCGAATTGGCTAA
- a CDS encoding response regulator: MPITILLADDHAMVRRGLHVFLTTQQDMKVVGEASNGQEALSQAEALKPDVVLMDLHMPIMDGIETARRLRTLMPATRIIVLTSFSDQDHVVPAVRAGVKGYLLKDIEPEDLAVAIRNVHAGRVELHPAAAGQLMHVMASSDWSINEQQPQYIPTDRSADSQFQELKQTKKSTEASLGGLDMLTRREQEVLGLIAQGLSNKEIAVQLVITEKTVKTHVSHLLDKLGLADRTQAALHAVRNGWVV, encoded by the coding sequence ATGCCGATTACGATTTTGCTCGCAGATGATCATGCGATGGTGAGAAGAGGTTTGCACGTTTTTTTGACCACACAGCAAGACATGAAGGTTGTGGGCGAAGCATCGAACGGGCAGGAAGCACTATCGCAGGCGGAAGCGTTAAAACCTGACGTGGTATTAATGGATCTGCATATGCCGATTATGGACGGAATCGAAACAGCCAGACGACTGCGCACATTAATGCCAGCAACGCGAATTATTGTACTCACATCGTTTTCCGATCAGGATCATGTGGTTCCTGCTGTGCGTGCAGGGGTGAAGGGGTATCTGCTCAAAGATATTGAACCGGAGGATCTGGCTGTGGCCATTCGCAATGTGCATGCAGGTCGGGTAGAATTGCATCCCGCCGCAGCAGGTCAATTGATGCATGTGATGGCTTCATCCGATTGGTCTATAAATGAACAGCAACCACAGTATATACCGACAGATCGGTCAGCAGATAGTCAATTCCAAGAGCTTAAGCAGACGAAGAAATCCACTGAAGCATCCCTAGGTGGTCTGGATATGCTCACTCGCCGTGAACAAGAGGTTTTGGGACTGATTGCTCAAGGGCTGAGCAACAAGGAAATTGCGGTTCAATTGGTCATTACCGAAAAAACGGTCAAAACCCATGTTAGTCATCTGCTCGACAAACTGGGTCTGGCGGATCGGACGCAAGCGGCTCTTCACGCCGTAAGAAACGGTTGGGTCGTCTGA
- a CDS encoding NADPH-dependent FMN reductase, whose amino-acid sequence MNIVILAGSNRNNATSTRLGEYAVEIIRGQGHQASLFDLYQTPLPFYAPDEKQADHEHLADLNTRMLAADAIILSTPEYHGSISGVLKNALDHLSQAHFSGKPVLSISSSGGAVGVSSLLQLQAIVRNLHGINAQEWISIGGAQRRRFEATFDGYEEYEGSQDIEDRVQRVIGSFLNLAQTLTNARNSTMS is encoded by the coding sequence ATGAATATTGTTATTTTGGCAGGAAGCAATCGGAACAATGCAACCAGTACACGTCTGGGAGAGTATGCTGTGGAGATTATTCGAGGTCAGGGACATCAGGCCAGCCTGTTTGATCTGTATCAGACACCACTTCCATTCTACGCGCCAGATGAAAAACAAGCGGATCATGAACATCTGGCAGATTTGAATACACGTATGCTCGCGGCTGATGCAATCATCCTGTCTACACCAGAGTATCACGGCAGTATAAGTGGTGTGCTCAAAAATGCACTGGATCACCTGAGTCAGGCTCATTTCAGCGGTAAGCCGGTCCTGTCCATCAGCTCCTCTGGTGGAGCGGTGGGGGTAAGTTCCCTTTTACAACTGCAGGCAATTGTTCGCAATCTGCATGGCATTAATGCCCAGGAGTGGATATCCATTGGTGGTGCGCAACGCAGACGATTCGAAGCGACCTTTGACGGATACGAAGAGTACGAAGGCAGTCAGGATATAGAGGACCGGGTGCAACGGGTCATTGGATCGTTTTTAAATCTGGCCCAGACGTTAACGAATGCGCGGAATTCAACCATGAGTTGA
- a CDS encoding GAF domain-containing sensor histidine kinase, whose translation MNKPQLASAKGEKSAMTEEVGMQEMVTLKTIAETLNTSNDLNLMLDTVVGKLLELTGLTAGWMFLINERGDYTCVSDYNLPPALLRKDKEPMRTGTCWCVNRFKDGELNHAVNIINCKRLEDAVEFQWGDTHDITHHATVPLRSGEKMLGLLNVAAPAKEHFSDSELALLQGVAYQIGSAVERMRLYRAEQRRADLYAKLGEFSTALGLAVNECSNSDAFSLKVVQLLGQHYDWPFATIIQQKNGMFVLQAAYADDKVRTLSIALGSSEAASHINQLINCHRVTSLSGTEIAEIFNLCKPDEAMNSIASGIAAPLPYHTPGEMGILVIGIGTSGPAQEDREVLEALAEHIAASWESLKLAENRRELARMEERNRLARDLHDSVNQILFSLSLTAKGAESMLSGSEQLHPATEAMKDIRALSQEALKEMRALIMQLRPAGLEAGLLHALQEYGTSQGLQVVMNRTGMRSLPRNIEEALWRIGQEALNNVRKHADVPSAEVTLKLSNHEVVFTVTDQGKGGANRPKASSGSSLGLSIMKERAQSLGGSLEIVSSSRKGTTVTAVIPLPFESV comes from the coding sequence TTGAACAAACCACAGTTGGCATCAGCCAAAGGAGAGAAGTCTGCCATGACGGAAGAAGTCGGAATGCAGGAAATGGTCACGTTGAAGACAATCGCGGAAACGCTCAATACCTCCAATGATCTGAACTTAATGCTGGATACCGTGGTCGGCAAATTACTGGAGTTGACCGGATTAACGGCAGGCTGGATGTTTCTGATTAATGAACGTGGAGACTATACCTGTGTTTCGGATTACAATCTGCCTCCGGCATTACTGCGTAAAGATAAGGAGCCCATGCGAACGGGGACCTGCTGGTGTGTGAACCGCTTTAAGGACGGTGAACTCAATCATGCGGTCAACATCATTAACTGTAAACGGTTGGAGGATGCGGTGGAATTCCAATGGGGAGATACCCATGATATTACCCACCATGCAACCGTCCCGTTAAGGTCAGGTGAGAAGATGCTCGGCCTGCTCAACGTGGCTGCGCCAGCCAAGGAACATTTCAGCGACAGTGAACTGGCGCTGTTACAGGGCGTGGCGTACCAGATTGGTAGTGCGGTAGAGCGGATGAGATTGTATCGCGCGGAGCAGCGACGAGCTGATCTGTATGCCAAGCTGGGGGAGTTCAGCACAGCTTTGGGTCTTGCAGTGAACGAATGCAGCAATTCGGATGCTTTTTCTTTAAAAGTTGTACAGCTGCTTGGGCAGCATTATGATTGGCCTTTTGCTACAATTATTCAGCAGAAAAACGGAATGTTCGTCTTGCAGGCAGCCTATGCGGATGATAAGGTTCGAACGTTATCAATTGCGCTGGGCTCTTCAGAAGCGGCGAGCCACATTAACCAACTAATCAATTGTCATCGTGTAACATCACTGTCTGGGACAGAGATCGCTGAGATATTTAACCTATGCAAGCCTGACGAGGCTATGAATTCCATTGCCTCGGGAATTGCTGCTCCCCTTCCATACCATACGCCAGGGGAAATGGGAATTCTGGTGATCGGAATAGGAACATCAGGTCCTGCGCAGGAGGACCGTGAAGTGCTGGAGGCATTGGCCGAACATATTGCTGCCTCATGGGAGAGTCTGAAGCTGGCGGAGAATCGCCGCGAACTTGCACGAATGGAAGAGAGAAACCGTTTGGCTCGCGATCTGCATGATTCGGTTAATCAGATTTTATTTTCACTATCGTTAACTGCTAAAGGCGCGGAAAGTATGTTATCCGGCTCTGAGCAGTTGCACCCGGCAACGGAAGCGATGAAGGATATTCGGGCTTTGTCTCAGGAGGCGCTCAAGGAAATGCGCGCATTGATTATGCAGCTCCGTCCCGCGGGACTGGAAGCAGGGTTGCTCCATGCGCTACAGGAATACGGCACCAGCCAGGGGCTTCAAGTGGTGATGAATCGGACGGGAATGCGGTCTTTACCGCGTAATATAGAAGAAGCATTGTGGCGAATCGGACAGGAAGCGCTGAATAATGTACGGAAACACGCTGATGTTCCTTCTGCTGAGGTCACCCTCAAGTTAAGTAATCATGAAGTGGTGTTCACCGTCACAGATCAGGGAAAAGGTGGTGCGAACAGGCCAAAAGCGTCGTCTGGAAGCTCCCTGGGCCTGTCCATTATGAAGGAACGGGCTCAATCGCTCGGAGGCAGCTTAGAAATAGTGAGTTCTTCCCGTAAGGGAACAACGGTAACGGCAGTCATTCCACTTCCGTTCGAATCTGTATAA
- a CDS encoding VOC family protein: MMITGIFETHLNVTDLERSHHFYETVLGLRHAYGQKERGNSFYWIGGKGNAMLGLWQKEPSEVKRQHFAFHVSLEDMKHAVAHLENKGIKTQNFLNDDIGELYVFGWMPAVSVYFNDPDGHLLEFIAMLPDEAKPELGMVPWSQWEEMQEKTV, from the coding sequence ATGATGATTACAGGCATATTTGAAACACATCTAAACGTGACGGATCTGGAGAGATCCCATCATTTCTATGAAACGGTCCTGGGTTTACGCCATGCCTATGGGCAGAAAGAACGCGGAAACTCCTTCTACTGGATTGGTGGAAAAGGCAACGCCATGCTGGGATTGTGGCAAAAGGAACCTTCCGAGGTGAAACGTCAACACTTTGCTTTTCATGTATCTCTGGAGGATATGAAACATGCGGTGGCTCACTTGGAGAACAAAGGGATCAAGACACAGAACTTCCTGAATGATGATATCGGTGAACTGTACGTCTTCGGCTGGATGCCTGCGGTATCTGTATATTTTAACGATCCGGATGGTCATTTGCTTGAATTCATCGCCATGCTCCCGGATGAAGCGAAGCCTGAACTTGGCATGGTGCCGTGGAGTCAGTGGGAGGAGATGCAGGAGAAGACTGTATGA